The DNA window TTTGGTTTTTAGGAGAACTTGATTGGGGCACTTCTGGCTATTTTTGGGCACCTTGTCAGCAGCATCGCCCTCAACCTCCAGGTGAGTGCCCTGAAGCAAATCCTCATCCTGCACTGAAATCAACAATCAAGCACGACAAAGctgctttatttctgtgttcttgCCTAGAAATACAGCCACATCAGGCTGGCAGGCTCCAAGGACCCCCGGGCCTACTTCAGAACCAAGACCTGGTGGAGtggattcctgctgctgctgctgggggagctgggagtgttctCCTCCTATGCCTTTGCTCCTCTCTCACTGATTGTGCCCCTCAGTGCAGTGTCTGTTGTGGGTAAGGAGGAAGGAGCCTGGGTGTGTTCCTGTGGGAGATTCCTGACTCCAGAATTCActgtttctctctcctttcctttttttttcgCAGCTAGTGCAATCATAGGAATtatatttattaaagaaaaatggaagcCCAAGGAATTTTTGAGTAAGTTCCACAGctccatttttcctctgtgtttacAGTTCATCACACACAGCATGGGCCCTCAGGAATTATAATTACAGGGCTGGCAAGGTCTCATTAGCACCTCTTGGATGAAATGTGTCATCTCCTCCACAGTTTATTACAAATGGAGATCTTTTTCCTGGCTTGTGCCAAATCCCCTGAACCTCACAGCATTTAGAAACAggctgaagctgcagcagaggcacaAGGGAGTGAATTCCATGAACAGGGAGGTGTTTGCAGAAGTGGGAAagggctgtgggcagtgccaggcaggatCACAGATCTTGCAGCTTGGTTTATTTAGCAGATGCCACCTGGTACCAACTTTGTCTCAGCTCCCACACCCCCTGGTGGCTGCAGGATTTTGGAGGTGGGGCAGGAAGGGCTCCCAGAGGAACATCCAGTGATGGTGCTGTGGGATTAATTCATGAATTGCATGCATCCCACTCCCTCATTAACCCTGTGctctcctgtcctctgcctgcCCAAGGGCGCTACGTGCTGTCCTTCGTAGGCTGTGGCCTGGCAGTTGTTGGCACTTACCTGCTGGTGACATTTGGACCCAACAGCCACGAGAAGATGACAGCAGAAAACATCACCAGGCATTTAGTGAGCTGGCCATTCCTGCTCTACATGgtgaggggctgtggagggTGGGGGTTTCTCCTGGGGGCAGTTTCACTGCCagcattatttttccttctggttGCTACCAGTGTTCCCTGTGTTCACATGAACCTGGGCCAGCTTTTCCAGGTGTCAGACACATGCACAGCtccttttgtttctctgaatTCTGTAGGATTAAATGTCTTTGACTGAAAATTTACTGGTGCCTGAATCTGGGCTTTTTCCACACTGACTTTCTCTGGGCCCTCGAATCTCTTATTGAAAATCCCATGAAATTGGTGTTTTAAGGAAGATAATCTTGGCACAGGCCCAGGGATCACTTGTGGAAGCTCAGTGCAGAAACAGACTGAGAACTCTCCTGTGAATACTCAGTCAGGACTATTTGATCAGCTGCTTTACCATAAATCCAACACCAGAAGTGCCCTGTGTTTCCTGTTCTGCCAGAAGCTGCTGAATATCTCCTCTAACTGGAATCTGAGATGATGCTGAATTTGGTCTGTAATTGTGTGGGATCCCCATTTCCCTTTGATTTGCCCTATTCTAATCTTTGATTGGCTCAGAATCTCATTTACTGCCAACCCTGTGTGCTCTGCATCTCTGATattctcatttctctcttttgtaGCTTGTGGAGATCATTGTGTTCTGTCTGCTCCTGTATTTTTACAAGGAGAGAAATGCAAACTACATTGTCATTATTCTCCTGCTGGTGGCTTTGCTGGGTAAGTTGATATGGACTTGTAATATCTTTAAACAGTAAATTGAGGCATGCAGGGGATTATATTGATTTAATTAATGCCATGAAATGCACAAATTTCCTCCAGAAATGTTCCTGAAGCTGATGTTTAGGATCTTTGCAAAGAACCTTTGAACAATTAAAGCTTATTCCCCATCAGACAAATAATCTGCCAAGCACAGAAAGTGCAGGTTATTTATTAGTGTTCTTAATTTTCATCTGAGCACACAAAGGGTGGCATTCAGTGTGTGAGGAGGCCTGAGCCAGTGGGTAGAGAGGGTTTGACCTACAAGGATTGTCTTAGCTCTGTTAAGATTTGCTGTGTGCTTAAAGAAATGAGGAATTTTCTGCCACCCCAGCTTGTCCCTGTGAAACTGGTGATCCTGATTTCCCACAGTGGGATCCTGCAGTGATTTTGGATTTACacatttaatgctttttttaaatggaaaccGTAATcaattaaactttaaaaaggaTGAGTAATGGCAAGTCTGCCATGCTGAAATCTGTGTCACAGTCCTCAATTTTGTTTATGCACCTTCAGTTCCTGCAGTGTCTTTTCTTTTActcctttttgggtttttgagcTGTTTGGGGCTGGATTTCAGTGGTGCCTCAGAGGCTCCATGAATTACAAAGCAACTGCCCTGATTGTGAATGGCCCAACTTTCAAGAAAGGAAAGTTCTTCCTGATCCTTGTTTTGGAGACTTCTTTGGCTTTATGAACCAAACCAAATGGAAAATTGTATCCTCCCATCCTGTAACTGCAGAACACTCTTTACAACACCAGTAAATGCTCCCAGTTCTGTTGCTGGAGAAGGGTTCAGTGATTACTGGAGGttctgtgctgggtttgtgggGGCTACAACgggcagagctggtggcagccAGGCAGTTTGCATGCCTTGTCTggcctggcaggaggaggggcaggttctggggggtgctggggtggtctgcagcctcctgcagctgccccagctgagTGTGGTGACCCCCAGGTTCCATGACCGTGGTGACAGTGAAGGCTGTGGCTGGGATGATCCTGGTGTCcatccagggcagcctgcagctGGACTCGCCCATCTTCTACATCATGTTGGTGTGCATGGCTGCCACGGCCATCTACCAGGCCACGTAAGGACTCCTCTCTGTCTCTGCAGTCTCTGGGGTGGGGGTCAGGGGCTGTTTGCTGCCATGCCAAAAATGCCCATTCAAATGTAGAATTATCCATTCTTTCCTGTCATCTGTCCCAGGGCCAGGGGGGGCTCTTTGCTTTTCCACAGAGTGACACTGCCAGGTGGATTTAATGCCACCATTCAAGTGTTTGCCAACCAGTTTTAGGACTGAAATGGTGGCCAGTCAAATGCAGTATCTGCACTGCCTAAAATCAAAGTGCAGGATCAGTGTTGTTGAAAATGTGTCTatttttaggggctttttccccctttgtaCTTGCAGTAACATAACAAGCTGGTAGCAGCAGGGATAAAAGACTTCTCAAAATATGAGGGACACTCTGGCCCTGAGGTTGGGGCAGTAATTTCAGTGCAGCCAGAAACTTCCCTCTTCTGTCCTTTTAATTCTTTCCAaggcttgctgctgctgctgttcagtgagaaaaagaatgaatttcCTTAAATTTATGCATCACTTTTGAAAGGTGTTTCCAAAAAAAGGATCCTTCCCAACCAGCCCCTGTTGCCTGTGATTGTGTTGCAGGTTTTTAGCTCAAGCCTCCCAGCTCTATGACTCAGCTCAGATCTCCAGCATTGGCTACATCCTATCCACCACAGCAGCAATCTCAGCAGGTAACTGCACAAACCCTTCTGAAAAAAGGGCAAAAGATTTTGGGAAATAATCCTCCAGAAGAAGGTGAATACTCAGCAATATGATGACTCTTATTTTTTGTTATCTCTCATCTGcactggctttgttttttttttttttcttttaaaaaatgtgaattatcCCAGTAGACTGTTAAAATTTTCTGTTCAGTGCTGTCATTTTGTTTAAAGTGCAGGGGAATTTATGTTTGAGACTATTCCTCATTCAATATGTGTTCTTATATGTGCAGGTAAAATGTTTCCTTGTTATTTagtttttactttgttttctttacattaaaaatgtaaagagcaggaggcagaacacgtgtcctgctgccacccaggACACCAAGGACACTTCTAGAATTTAGAgctgtttgttgttgtttggggtcAAGAGTTTGCATCTTTTTATAGTTAAATCCAATTTGTTTCATCATTCCAAAATAGTCCCTCTTGTTTTTGCTGCACAGGTTCATTTATATCTCTGTTAGTGACACCAGCAGAACTATTTTGGTAGTGAAACTCAAAAAGATTTGTCAATAATTTGTGTTAAAATAGAAATCAGGACACCTATTTTCAGATCATTAAATAAACAAAGGTGCTGGCTATAAAAATAGGGATCCTGGCTGATGTGGGTTCTGGCTGAAGGTGGAATTGGGAAGATGTAATGAATGATTTCCTTTTCAAGGAGCAACTTTTTACCTGGACTTCATGGGTGAAGATGTGCTCCACATTTGTATGTTTGCACTGGGGTAAGTGCTCCAGGTTTCTTTCACAGAAAGCTGTTGCTTCATGTGgctcaaattttaaaaatacaaatctgTTTTGAAAACACCTCTCTGTCAGAGCAGAGAGTGACCCTTAGAGCTCAGTGTTGTGTTTGGAAAAAATCATGTAATGCACAATTACACAACAATTAATCACTAAATCCTGGGGATCAGCTGGGGTGCTCAGCT is part of the Haemorhous mexicanus isolate bHaeMex1 chromosome 27, bHaeMex1.pri, whole genome shotgun sequence genome and encodes:
- the NIPAL3 gene encoding NIPA-like protein 3 — translated: MEGGNSPSLQLQQLPLATAAVSVQPHTDSFSYKENLIGALLAIFGHLVSSIALNLQKYSHIRLAGSKDPRAYFRTKTWWSGFLLLLLGELGVFSSYAFAPLSLIVPLSAVSVVASAIIGIIFIKEKWKPKEFLRRYVLSFVGCGLAVVGTYLLVTFGPNSHEKMTAENITRHLVSWPFLLYMLVEIIVFCLLLYFYKERNANYIVIILLLVALLGSMTVVTVKAVAGMILVSIQGSLQLDSPIFYIMLVCMAATAIYQATFLAQASQLYDSAQISSIGYILSTTAAISAGATFYLDFMGEDVLHICMFALGCLIAFLGVFLITRNRKKPVPFEPYISMDAMPGMQNMHDKGIAVQPDLKASFSYGALENNDSMPEIYTPATLPIVQEQHGPKGVSAPPYRVLEHSKKE